aaatctaaatttaagcTTCTCCTTGTGATCTGATTACCAAACTAATAATAATGCAATATTAAATGGGCTGTGGTGGAATCATCTTCCATACTTACTTCCTATCggtctgtgtgtttgcaggcgAGTCCTCAGCAGGCTGCTCGGAAGCTGGAGGAGGATCTGACAGGGACAGTTTCTCCAGAGAAACTGGATTCTCCTCACTGCAGGAGACcgataaaaacagctttgagTTAGTGTTAAGTTTTAATGTGTGTTAATGACTTGATGATGTCCTGATTTCTGCGTCCTCCAGTTTGCcttcttttgctcttttaatgtaaaatacaaaaacagactgaaatcaCAGAAAATGTCTGGAAGATCTAAGAATAAAGACAAGAGAACATTACTACATCTTCATTTAACCACTGTCTCCAAGTTGTTCTCCCCTTTTATTCTTCAGATGAGTCCACCTTAAAGCGGTAAATAAACAGCATCTTTCTACATCAGACCAACTCTTGCACACTAGAAACTTGCTTTATTCTTTACAGCTTCAGCCGACGTTTCTTTAGAGGAGCAGATGTATTTTACTTTGAGGCAAAACTGAATGCATCCAGTAATTTTAAATCCCAGTCCAGACTGTAATTACATCAATGTGGTGATTATGTTTCAAATATagatgtttatatatatatacacacacacacacacacacacacacatacaccagcTTTCTGTGTCAGTCTGTAGACTGGACTGGTCAACAGAGGGTTTGGGTATCTGATAGTTTCAGCATGTCAGCTGGTTTTCAAAGGTCTTAACAAACATATTTGTACAATTTAAGTTTATAGTATGTATCTCGTTCAGCTCTTCAGCTGAGCATTGTTCACCTTTTGAGGTCAGCTGTCTTGTTGCTGGGGGGCGATTCCGAGGCGACGGCTACAGAGGGAGGGGCGGCGGCGTTCTTGTCGTCCTCCTCGCTGTCAGATCCCCCAGAAGAGCTGCTATCTGAGGCCACAAGCGGAGCCTTCCTCCCTTCTCCCGCTGACGAGGCACTCACTCCTGCTGATGCACACAGACGGGAAAGATGACACTTCATATCCTTGTTTACAAGTTTACTTTGTTTGGTCTCAGCTGCAGGTGCAGGTGAGCACTCACCAGTCTTCTCGTGGTTTTGTTTGGCTTGTTTATCTGCGTCAGTGCCGTCTACAGGTGAGCTGCACCTGGGATCAGTCTCTGTACTGTAGGAAACCAAGAAGGACGCACAACATGattagcaaaaaaataaataaaaatatgtatgatTTGtcgaaatttttatttttgtaaaaaggtttgtttttctcACCCGGTAAAAGGCTGGAACTCGGTGAAATTGGCCCAGCCCGTTTCCTGCTTTTCAGCTTCACTCCCACCTGAATTCTCCCACCCTGGTGAGGTTTGGGATGCAACAGTTCCTCCAGAATCCCTGAAATCCGCCTTCCAGCCGGGACCTGGAGACGAAACACAGAAAAGACTTTTTAactaagaccaaaaaaaaaaatctaaggaTGAATTTCCACATGTTTTACATCTGCCATCCTTGACTCTACCCATGTCTGATGTGTTCTGCTCAGAATCTTCTTCCTCATCAGATTCAGACCCACGATCCCGCTCCCTGCCTCCATTTTCCATGCTGTTCCTGGAGCTTCCCTCTGAGGTTTGAGAGACCCCAAACCtgaaagtataataataaaaacataaaaagtttaaCCACCAATATCTGTGGCgtgtgaacaaacaaacaaaaaagcagaactGAGTAAAAAGTTAAGTTCACCTTGTTCTGGATTTAGCTTGTGTTGCATAGTTGATCTCTTTTTCCTCCCAaatgtcctcctcttcttcagcaTCGTCAAATTGGCGTATCCTCTCTTTACAGCAGGCTTCAAAAGCTGCTGCATTGGCctgtgggaggaaaaaaaactaatcaaatcAGAGATACTGCGACAAcagtgcaaaacaaaacaaaaagaaagtgcTTCAAACTTACACTATTATCATCAGCATCAAGATTGAAGTTTATTTCGGCAATTCTGTCAAATGTGgcgctgaaaaaaaaaaaaaatagaaacatacAGCGTTAATCCAACAAGATCACAattcaaaagattaaaaaaaaaaagctctaaatGTCTCAACTCTGAAAAGTAGAGCTGTGAAACTGCCGTGACTGACTTGATATTTTCATCGTGCTCGCTGAACTCCTCATCGTTGAAGCCGAACTGATCCACAAAATTGGCGGTCATCTGTTGGATCTGGTAGTCTGAGAAAGCCTGAGAGGATGGCATGCGTTAAAGACGGAGCTTTATGGTTTAGATTAACGTCAGACTGTGTGACTGAGGTGATTTTACCTGCTGAAGAGACAGATCGTTGGGGAAGGGGCTCTCCATGTCGTCGTCTTCGCTGGATGAGTGCATGTTGTGGGTGCTCACCTGCAGGAAAGAGTGCAGACGTTTGCTCAGTTCTTGTTTTCAGATCCCAAAATTCAAACTTTTAGTAGAAAAGGCAGCTGATTtgacagattaaaacaaacatgattcACTCATTCTTCtgtatttaaaactttttggGGGGGTAATGAGGTCTTACAAGTTCGACTGTATtccttctgtttgtttctctcagGGTCTCGTCTACAAAGCTCTCCCAGCGACCTCTGCAGTCTTCTGGCAGCTCTGCAGCAGAACAGGCCCCAAACATCTTAATCTTCACTAActtttcaataaaaacagaaattgaCAACAAACATTTGACAAGACATAAACACCTTTGATGAGGTCAGCGATTTGGGCCTGGACTGGTCCTTTCTCCAGATTCTGGACCACCATGTTGGCAATTCTGGTCAGATGGCCCATGTTGCCTCTCCTGGTGCCTCCCTCAGTCCTGAAATTCACAGATACACAGTAAGACTACCTTCAGCTATACTAAAATTTCTAtctagaaatgtttttttctaccatcgaaataacacacacatgatgCAGTCGTATTATTCTCCCATTTCAGCACAAAAGCattaacaacagcaacaaagatTCTCACTGTATTTTATCATTCTCCTCCCAAGCATCAAGGATCCTCTGTACCAGCCGACAATTCTGGAAGAGCTGAAggttcaaaacaaacaaaataacttgcagacatattaaaaaatttaaaaaaatgcatgcattTTGAAGCTGCAGAAGCCACTTACATGTGCCACCAGGGTATTATGGAGAGAGGTCTGTGGGTCACTGGTTCCGCCTGTCTCCATTCCCTCCTCCTGCACCTCAGAGTTGGACGCTGCAGGCTTTCCGTCGTGGTTCTGCAGGCCTGGGTTGGGCCGCTCCTCTGAAGATGGATGGTTCAGGATAGCTGCCACGCACAGCTCCACTTGGAAGTGTAAAAAGTTATTCCAGGAGTATTTGAAGAACAGATCCTGCGCAAATAGAGATGTAAGCCAAAGTCAGTCACAGGATGTAAAAAGAGAGCATATATGTTGAGATTTTACGTTAATTTTTCCATGTAAATGTTAAGCAGAGATAATACAGAGATTTACTTCTACaaacattagaaaaacaaacaaacaaacaaacaaaaaaaaaaaaaaaacagctgaatttaAATGTCATTAAGGGAATGTTTGAGCCGCAAATGAACACTGCGGTGCGCCCATGTAGGTTCACGGGCCAAACAGTGCAGCTTCTGAACTCTCTATCCACTGATATGAAGACCCTGCTCCATCAAAGCCCCACCCACTGCCCTTTGGTCATACAGTGAGATAAAAACCCTTTGCCTCATGACCAACCTTGTGGAAATTTTAAGGCAACTTCACAAGATGTTACACAAAAGCTAAATCAGACTACAACAGTCTCTTAAATGACTTCTGAAAATGAATGACATCCCAAACACATCAGGAAAGACCAAGGAGCTAAAAGGGGTAGAGAGTCAAGAGTTCAGCCCACCAGTAGTAGGTCCATGGTGGCAAGATTGCAGAGCTCCTGGCAGATACTGGGAGCGCTGGTCTGCAGCAGGGCGGCCACCAGCCGGGCCACATGAAGGCGGGCGTTCCCCAGTGGCTGCTCAAGAACGCCAACGGTTGTCAATATTGCACTTTTCTGTAGAGGGAATAAATTTGTATCATCAAAAGTCATTGTTTTAACAcaacaatgataataaacatGCAGATATGATAGAAAACAACAATATTTAGAACAAGAAGAGTCTGTCATTCTGTTAACACTGTGTCTGTGTGCTCTGCCTCATCGCAGAGAGGGTGTTACCTTGGGGGGATCcagaagaagctgctggaaGTCCTTTAAATGGGGCTCAATGGCATTTAAAATACTGCTGTTGACAGTGTAAGACCTTTCATAACCCTGAGAATACAGATCCATTAACCCTTCCAACCTAGCAGACACAAGCAAACAGATGTTTTAGTTGCTACCTTCTTCATAAAGACGACTTATAAAAGCAAGTGAACAGGTTCCCCTGCAAAAACACTCACCCAGACCTTCTGGTCTCCAATAAGGTAAGTAGCACTTGAGTTCCGTTAACGATGGAGGCCTCGCTCTTCTCCCCCTCAAACATATTTT
The window above is part of the Melanotaenia boesemani isolate fMelBoe1 chromosome 23, fMelBoe1.pri, whole genome shotgun sequence genome. Proteins encoded here:
- the ppp6r2a gene encoding serine/threonine-protein phosphatase 6 regulatory subunit 2a isoform X1, whose translation is MFWKFDLHTTSHIDQLLDREDVTLRELMEEDDVLQECKAQNRRLLLFLSQDHCMQELVSLITTEPPADLEERSRFKFPNVACELLTSDVSIINDKLGGDESLLEVLYHFLEQDPPLNPLLASFFSKTIGNLIARKTEQVITFLKKKEGFISLVLKHIDASAMMDLLLRLISCVEPAPLRQDVLHWLNEEKLVQRLTELIHTGKDDERQSNASQTLCDIIRLSRDQANQMQENVESDPLLAVLESQESVAGLLKNMFEGEKSEASIVNGTQVLLTLLETRRSGLEGLMDLYSQGYERSYTVNSSILNAIEPHLKDFQQLLLDPPKKSAILTTVGVLEQPLGNARLHVARLVAALLQTSAPSICQELCNLATMDLLLDLFFKYSWNNFLHFQVELCVAAILNHPSSEERPNPGLQNHDGKPAASNSEVQEEGMETGGTSDPQTSLHNTLVAHLFQNCRLVQRILDAWEENDKIQTEGGTRRGNMGHLTRIANMVVQNLEKGPVQAQIADLIKELPEDCRGRWESFVDETLRETNRRNTVELVSTHNMHSSSEDDDMESPFPNDLSLQQAFSDYQIQQMTANFVDQFGFNDEEFSEHDENINATFDRIAEINFNLDADDNSANAAAFEACCKERIRQFDDAEEEEDIWEEKEINYATQAKSRTRFGVSQTSEGSSRNSMENGGRERDRGSESDEEEDSEQNTSDMGPGWKADFRDSGGTVASQTSPGWENSGGSEAEKQETGWANFTEFQPFTGTETDPRCSSPVDGTDADKQAKQNHEKTAGVSASSAGEGRKAPLVASDSSSSGGSDSEEDDKNAAAPPSVAVASESPPSNKTADLKSEENPVSLEKLSLSDPPPASEQPAEDSPANTQTDRKEEAPPAPEVSVNGPV
- the ppp6r2a gene encoding serine/threonine-protein phosphatase 6 regulatory subunit 2a isoform X2, producing the protein MFWKFDLHTTSHIDQLLDREDVTLRELMEEDDVLQECKAQNRRLLLFLSQDHCMQELVSLITTEPPADLEERSRFKFPNVACELLTSDVSIINDKLGGDESLLEVLYHFLEQDPPLNPLLASFFSKTIGNLIARKTEQVITFLKKKEGFISLVLKHIDASAMMDLLLRLISCVEPAPLRQDVLHWLNEEKLVQRLTELIHTGKDDERQSNASQTLCDIIRLSRDQANQMQENVESDPLLAVLESQESVAGLLKNMFEGEKSEASIVNGTQVLLTLLETRRSGLEGLMDLYSQGYERSYTVNSSILNAIEPHLKDFQQLLLDPPKKSAILTTVGVLEQPLGNARLHVARLVAALLQTSAPSICQELCNLATMDLLLDLFFKYSWNNFLHFQVELCVAAILNHPSSEERPNPGLQNHDGKPAASNSEVQEEGMETGGTSDPQTSLHNTLVAHLFQNCRLVQRILDAWEENDKIQTEGGTRRGNMGHLTRIANMVVQNLEKGPVQAQIADLIKELPEDCRGRWESFVDETLRETNRRNTVELVSTHNMHSSSEDDDMESPFPNDLSLQQAFSDYQIQQMTANFVDQFGFNDEEFSEHDENINATFDRIAEINFNLDADDNSANAAAFEACCKERIRQFDDAEEEEDIWEEKEINYATQAKSRTRFGVSQTSEGSSRNSMENGGRERDRGSESDEEEDSEQNTSDMGPGWKADFRDSGGTVASQTSPGWENSGGSEAEKQETGWANFTEFQPFTGTETDPRCSSPVDGTDADKQAKQNHEKTGVSASSAGEGRKAPLVASDSSSSGGSDSEEDDKNAAAPPSVAVASESPPSNKTADLKSEENPVSLEKLSLSDPPPASEQPAEDSPANTQTDRKEEAPPAPEVSVNGPV